Part of the Ignavibacterium album JCM 16511 genome, GTTTGTGTGTGGGAAGATTAAGTTTGCTTACTTCAGTTATCGCAAAACCAATTGCTTTGTTTCTGAACTTTGCCGGAAGAAGACTTACTCTGAAATCATTTGTTAGGATAGTTAAAGTTTTACCCTGACTTTCAAGAAAATCAAGAATATGAAATGATTCTCTGTAATCTTTTTCATCGTGAGGCATCAGTATCAGAAACGAAAAAGATTTTTTTAATGCAGAAGAAAATGAAAGCTCCTGTTTTTTCTGATGTTTCAGTTTACCTGATACAATTATCTCAGCCGTTTTCTTTTTGAGTAGTTCTATCATCAGATTTTATTCTCATCGAGTAATTTCAGAAATTCATCTTCATTCATAATTTGCACACCGAGGGATTTTGCTTTATCGAGTTTTGAACCCGCTTTTTCTCCTGCAATTACATAATCAGTATTTTTACTGACTGATGAAGCAACTTTGCCTCCGAGTTTTTTTATTCTTACTGCAGCTTCATCTCTTGAGAATGAAGATAGAGTTCCTGTAAGAACAAAAGTTTTGTCCTTAAAGAAATTGTCTTTTACAGGTTTCTTCTGCTCTGATGAAAATCTAAGTCCGGCTTTTTTCAGTTTCTCAATAAGTTCAAGATTATGTTTATCTGAAAAAAATTGTTTTAGACTTTTGCTGATACTCGGACCAATTTCATAGACAGATAAGATTTCTTCTTCATCAGCTTTAATCAGTGCATCAATATTTCCGAAATGTTCTGCAAGTTTCTGTGCCACCCCTGCTCCGACATATCTGATTCCCAGAGCGAAAAGAACTTTTTCGAATGGTTGCGATTTACTTTTTTCAATTGCATTCAGAAGATTGTCAACACTTTTTTCTCCAAGTCGTTCAATCTTAATCAACTCATCGCGATGTTTTTTCAATTCATAAATATCAGAAAAAGTATTAAGGAATCCTTTTTCAACAAATAAATCAACCAAAGCTTCGCCAAGTCCTTCGATATCCATTGCACCGCGCGAAGCAAAATGAATAAGTCTTGCTTTTATCTGAGCCGGACATTCAGGATTTTCACAATAAAGTGCAACCTCATCTTCGGGTTTATAAAGTTTTGATTTGCAAACAGGGCAAACTTCCGGTGGTTTAGTTGGCTTGCTGTCTTTTTTTCTTTCTTCTGTAATTACAGCTACTACTTTCGGAATTACATCTCCGCCTTTTTCTATTACGACTTTATCTCCAACACGAATATCTTTTCTTTTTATTTCATCAAAATTGTGAAGTGTAGCGCGACTGATTGTTGAACCAGCAAGCTTAACTGGTTCAAGTTCTGCAACTGGTGTTACTGCGCCAGTTCGTCCAACCTGCCAAACAATATCACGAACATAAGTAAATGCCTGCTTGGCTTTGAATTTATATGCAACAGCCCAGCGTGGTGATTTAGCAATGCTTCCTAAAATATTTTGCTGACGGATTGAATTTACTTTTATAACTGCACCATCAATTTCATATTCAAGTGAATTGCGTTTCGATTCAAACTCTCTGCAAACTTCTAATACTTCTTCAATATTCTTGCAAACTCTGTAATCGGGATTTACTCTGAATCCCATTTGTTTCAGAAGCTCAAGATTTTCTGACTGAGATTCAAATTCATCTTCAAGACTAAACAGCGCATAAAGAAAAATATTAAGTCTACGGCTTGCAACAATTTGTGGGTTTTGAAGTTTCAAAGTTCCTGCTGCTGAATTTCTCGGATTGGCAAAAAGTTTTTCACCTTTTTCTGCCTGTCGTCGGTTTAATTCTTCGAAGTCAGCGATGTTCATATAAATTTCGCCGCGTGCTTCGAAATCATTCAGCTTATATTTAGCGCCGGAAGGTTTTTTTATTTTAAGCGGAACTGCTCTGATTGTTTTCACATTGTTTGTAATCTCTTCGCCAACTGTTCCATCGCCTCGTGTTGCGGCAGTAAAAAGTTTTCCGTCAATATATCTTAAGCTGACAGATGCACCATCAATTTTATATTCAACAACATATTCAACTTTTTCTCCTTCGGGCAAACCTTCACGAACTCTTCTGTCAAAATCATAGACATCCTGTTCATCATAAGTATTTGCCAGACTTAACATAGGAATAAGATGATTTACAGGTTTAAATTCTTTTGTTAAATCTTTTCCAATTCTCTGTGTTGGTGAATCCGGTGTTATTAAATGAGGATTTTCTGCTTCGAGTTTTTCAAGTTCTTTATATAGTTTGTCATATTCTTCATCGCTTATCAACGGTTGTGCGAGCACATAATAGTGATAGTCGTATTTGTTGATTTCTTCTCGAAGCTTCTGAATTTTCTTTTCAACACTCTCGCTCATATCTATTGTCCGACTTTTGGTGGAGTGTTTAAGTATTCAAGTTTACCAGTCCTGTCAATTCTAAAATGTTTTACTGCTTTTGACCTTCCTGAAAACTCAACAGGTTTATTGTTTAGCGTTAAGGATACACCAC contains:
- the ligA gene encoding NAD-dependent DNA ligase LigA, which codes for MSESVEKKIQKLREEINKYDYHYYVLAQPLISDEEYDKLYKELEKLEAENPHLITPDSPTQRIGKDLTKEFKPVNHLIPMLSLANTYDEQDVYDFDRRVREGLPEGEKVEYVVEYKIDGASVSLRYIDGKLFTAATRGDGTVGEEITNNVKTIRAVPLKIKKPSGAKYKLNDFEARGEIYMNIADFEELNRRQAEKGEKLFANPRNSAAGTLKLQNPQIVASRRLNIFLYALFSLEDEFESQSENLELLKQMGFRVNPDYRVCKNIEEVLEVCREFESKRNSLEYEIDGAVIKVNSIRQQNILGSIAKSPRWAVAYKFKAKQAFTYVRDIVWQVGRTGAVTPVAELEPVKLAGSTISRATLHNFDEIKRKDIRVGDKVVIEKGGDVIPKVVAVITEERKKDSKPTKPPEVCPVCKSKLYKPEDEVALYCENPECPAQIKARLIHFASRGAMDIEGLGEALVDLFVEKGFLNTFSDIYELKKHRDELIKIERLGEKSVDNLLNAIEKSKSQPFEKVLFALGIRYVGAGVAQKLAEHFGNIDALIKADEEEILSVYEIGPSISKSLKQFFSDKHNLELIEKLKKAGLRFSSEQKKPVKDNFFKDKTFVLTGTLSSFSRDEAAVRIKKLGGKVASSVSKNTDYVIAGEKAGSKLDKAKSLGVQIMNEDEFLKLLDENKI